CAGCAGGTGGCGCTGGAACACGGCATCGACCGTCTGCAAATAAAATTCGGCGGTCATGTCGCACACCGCGCGATACTCGTCATAGAATTCCTTGGTCTTGTCGGCGCTTTCGCCGTCGCCATCGACCAGATGTTTGAACATCTCCCAATGGCTCATCATATGGTTGCCAAGGTTCATCGACATGAAACCGGCAAGCTGCAGGAAGCCCGGATAGACGCACCGCCCCGCTCCCGGATAATAGGCCGGAACGGTCGCGATGACATTTTCCTGGAACCAGGCATAGGGGCGCGTGGTCGCATGTTCGTTCACCGCGGTCGGCGCCTTGCGCGTGTCGATCGGCCCTCCCATCATCGTCAGCGTCTTCGGACGGCATTGATGCCTGTTCGCCGCCATGATCGCCGCGGCGGCCAGGCTCGGCACCGATGGCTGGCACACCGCAAGCATGTGCGCGCCCGGCCCGATATGCTCCAGCCAGGCGATCAGATAGTCGATATAATCGTCGAGGTCGAACCGGCCCGCTTCCAGCGGCACGTTGCGCGCATCGCGCCAGTCGGTGATCCACACGTCGTGGCCGGGCAGCATCCGTTCGACCGTCCCGCGCAGCAGCGTCGCATAATGGCCCGACATCGGTGCGACGATCAGCAGCCTGGGCGCATCTTTCGCGCCCTTGTGCTTGAAATGCTTGAGCTGGCCAAAGGGCCTCCGCGCCTCGATCGCCTCGGTCACGCGCACCGTCTCGCCATCGACGGTCGTTTCGTACAGCTCGAACCCCGGCTTGCCGCGCGGCGCAGCGGCGTGGGCAAAGACCTCGAGCGCCGAGGCAAACATCGGGCTGCCGCTGAAATAGCCGAGTGGATTCGCGGGGTGCTGCATCACCTGCGCGCCCGCGGTCGCCAGCGCGCTGGCGCCTGCCAGCCAGTTCTTCTGCATGTCAAAGGCGTGATACAGCATCTATCGAGATTTCCTTGGTCCGGTCGGACGCTCTTCCGGCGCCCCGTTGCCGCGCAGTCTAGGCCTTGATCGCCATTGTGCAACGCATCATTTCGTTCAGCTTCACGGCGTTTGAAGCCGAAGCCGCATTCTGCGGCGTTGAGCGCGCCTCACCCCGCTGCTAGGGCCGACGCCATGGCCAGCCAATCCGACCAGCCCGCCGCGAAAGCCGGACCCAGCCGCAAGCTCGGCAGTCTGCGCATGGTGTGGCACTATGCCAGCCGCTACCCGCTGCAACTCGCGGTCGCCGCGGTCGCGCTTGGCATTGCGGCGCTCGCGACACTCGCAATCCCCTGGCAGTTCAAGGAAATGATCGACAGCGGCTTCATCGCGGGCGGCGGCGACGTCGCCCCGCATTTCCGGCTGTTTTACGCCATCGTCGTTGCGCTGGCGCTGGCGACTGCGCTGCGCTTCTATTTCGTCAGCTGGCTCGGCGAACGCACCGTCGCCGACATCCGCCAGGCGGTGCAACGCAACCTGCTCCGCCTCGCCCCCGGATTTTTCGAGGAAAACCGCCCGTCCGAAATCGCCTCGCGCATGACCGCGGACACTGCGATCATCGAACAGGTCGTCGGCACGACCGTCTCGGTCGCGCTCCGCAACATGGTGATGGGGATCGGGGGCATCGCCTATCTGTTCAGCCTCTCGCCGAAGCTCACGGCGGGCATATTGCTGGGGATTCCGGTCATCATCCTGCCGATCGTACTCCTCGGTCGGCGGCTCCAGAAAGTGTCGCGCATCAGCCAGGATCGGGTGGCCGACATCGGCGCGACTACCGCCGAACAGATGGGCGCGATGAAGATTGTCCAGGCGTTCGGGCAGGAGGCGCGCGAGGCCGACCGCTTCGCCGCCGCGGTCGAAGCCAATTTCGCGACCGCCAAGCGCCGCATCCGCCTGCGCGCGATCATTACCGCGACGGTCATCGGCCTCCTCTTCGGCGCGATCACAACGCTGCTGTGGTACGGGGCGGAGGGCGTGGCAACGGGCACGATCACCGGCGGCACCATCGCCGCCTTCGTGCTCACCGGCGGCCTCGTTGCCGGCGCGTTCGGCGCCCTGACCGAGGTATATGGCGACCTGCTCCGCGCCGCCGGCGCCGCCGAGCGGCTCAGCGAGCTTCTGAACGCCGAGGCGACCATCGCGCCGCCCGCGCACCCGCGCACATTCCCCGACCCGCCCATCGGCACGCTCGAGTTTCGCGGCGTCGAGTTCCGCTATCCGACGCGCCCCGATGCGCCGGCGCT
This DNA window, taken from Sphingopyxis alaskensis RB2256, encodes the following:
- a CDS encoding polyhydroxyalkanoate depolymerase, which gives rise to MLYHAFDMQKNWLAGASALATAGAQVMQHPANPLGYFSGSPMFASALEVFAHAAAPRGKPGFELYETTVDGETVRVTEAIEARRPFGQLKHFKHKGAKDAPRLLIVAPMSGHYATLLRGTVERMLPGHDVWITDWRDARNVPLEAGRFDLDDYIDYLIAWLEHIGPGAHMLAVCQPSVPSLAAAAIMAANRHQCRPKTLTMMGGPIDTRKAPTAVNEHATTRPYAWFQENVIATVPAYYPGAGRCVYPGFLQLAGFMSMNLGNHMMSHWEMFKHLVDGDGESADKTKEFYDEYRAVCDMTAEFYLQTVDAVFQRHLLPRGAFEHRGELVDIAAIEDIAILAIEGERDDISGIGQTKAALTLARALPAERKKYLLARGVGHYGIFNGRKWREEIAPVVEQWIRAHGG
- a CDS encoding ABC transporter transmembrane domain-containing protein — protein: MASQSDQPAAKAGPSRKLGSLRMVWHYASRYPLQLAVAAVALGIAALATLAIPWQFKEMIDSGFIAGGGDVAPHFRLFYAIVVALALATALRFYFVSWLGERTVADIRQAVQRNLLRLAPGFFEENRPSEIASRMTADTAIIEQVVGTTVSVALRNMVMGIGGIAYLFSLSPKLTAGILLGIPVIILPIVLLGRRLQKVSRISQDRVADIGATTAEQMGAMKIVQAFGQEAREADRFAAAVEANFATAKRRIRLRAIITATVIGLLFGAITTLLWYGAEGVATGTITGGTIAAFVLTGGLVAGAFGALTEVYGDLLRAAGAAERLSELLNAEATIAPPAHPRTFPDPPIGTLEFRGVEFRYPTRPDAPALHDFSLAIRPRETVAIVGPSGAGKSTLFQLAERFYDPQAGQILLDGVPLVDADPADIRARVAMVPQETVIFAASARDNLRYGNWAASDEDLWAAARAANAEEFLRKLPQGLDTFMGEGGARLSGGQRQRVAIARALLRRAPLLLLDEATSALDAESEKLVQDALETLMHDRTTVVIAHRLATVRAADRIVVMDEGRIVEEGRHDDLVAADGLYARLARLQFQDSLTAA